Below is a genomic region from Hoeflea sp. 108.
TTGTCGCCGCATGAGTTGGCTGAACGGGCTGGCGTAACGCGGGCGACGATCACCGGCCTTCTCGATGGCCTTGAGCGCGATGGCTTCATTGCTCGCCGTTCCGGGCTCGAGGACCGGCGCAAGATTGCTGTCGTACTGACCGATCTTGGGCAACAGACGGCGCGCGACCTGTTCAGCGAACATGCGAAGTGGATCGCGACGCTCTTCGCTGGCTTTACCGCCGAGGATCGCAAGACGCTCAATGGCCTACTGCAACGCATCTGGAAAAACCTTGATGCTCGCGTCGGTCTGCAAGACGGCCAGGAGGTGCGCGCATGAGCACGGCCAAGCCAAAGGCGCGCGGCGTCAAGGACATTCCGGCCGACCGTCTCACACAACTCGATGCCGGCGCGGAAACCACGACACTGACCGAATGCCTCGCGGTCGATTTCGCCGCGCTCATGGGCAATAT
It encodes:
- a CDS encoding MarR family transcriptional regulator — its product is MRFLEQKHLAMLEEAERRAAAPPDSLRACFELLALAGAIDRDCAARLAPYRLSEGKFVLLFLLHDQPHGLSPHELAERAGVTRATITGLLDGLERDGFIARRSGLEDRRKIAVVLTDLGQQTARDLFSEHAKWIATLFAGFTAEDRKTLNGLLQRIWKNLDARVGLQDGQEVRA